The sequence TGGACAAGGATGCCATCCGCAAGCTGGAGGACGAGTACGCTAAGCATGAGACGCCGGTCGTTTCTAACAACAGTGCCCACCGCTGGACGCCAGATGTGCCGATGGTGGTTCCTGAAATTAACCCGGACCACACGGATGTCATTAAGTACCAGCGCGCTCGCCTCGGCACGCAGCGGGGCTTTGTCGCCGTCAAGCCAAATTGTTCGATTCAGAGCTACACGCCAGCCATTGCCGCTTGGCAGCAGTTCGAACCAACCCAGGTTCTGGCATGTACCTACCAGGCAATCTCTGGAGCCGGCAAGACACTGGAGGGCGCCCCGGAAATCCAAGGCAACGTGATCCCGTACATTCCGGGTGAGGAAAAGAAGTCCGAGGACGAACCGTTGAAGATCTTCGGTCACGTTGACCCAGAACAAAAGGCAATCGTGACGGCCGAGTCTCCGGTGATCACCAGTCAGTGCCTGCGGGTGCCGGTCCTGTACGGGCACACGGTCGCAGCCTTCATTAACTTCAAGCAGAAGCCGACGAAGGAAGACCTGATCAAGGCACTGGAGGACTACTCCGGTGAACCACAAAAGCTTGACCTGCCGAGTGCACCTAAGCAGTTTATCCAGTACCTCGACGACGATTTCCGTCCTCAGGTCCGCTACGACGTGAACTTTGAGCACGGGATGGGCATTTCCATCGGGCGGCTCCGTCCCGACAAGCTGTTTGATTGGAAGTTTGTCGGCCTGTCCCACAATACCGCGCGGGGAGCAGCCGGTGGGGCCATCGAATTTGCCGAACTGTTGAAGGCTCAGGGATACATCCAAGCGAAGTAATAGGTAGGAAGCCAGCGGTGCATGGGAGTGCGCTTTGCTGGCTTTTTGCATGCTGGTAACGTTGGTGGGAGCTTAAGGGAAAATTAAATAGCCATTTTTGGAAAAAAAGACTATAATGACAGTATAGAAAGAAGGCATAATCATGGAAATTGATGAAGATGCTCTTAAGAACTTCCAGAACTCGAAGTTTAACTTTGTTGACGCAGATGGCAACGATGTTGACTACAGCAACTTGTCTGAAGACGGCACGTACACGTTACGGGACGGCGACGCAATTGTTGAAGACAACATGAAGGCCGAGAATGTTGTTAACACGATTAACAACGAGTATGGCAAGACTGTGAATGTCTGATTTAATGCCATATATGCTAACTTCTATGGATCTTCCCGAACATCCAAGCAGGGAAGATCTTTTTCTATACTTTGACTAAATTTTCCCTTGTAAAAAGCCGGGAAAACGATTATAGTATTTAACTGTTGTGTTTTTACTGTGAAAACACGATAATCACTGTCATTAATCAAAACCACTTCACAATGTTGTGGTAGTCAATTCTTGAAAGCTAGTTTTGATGACTACATGAAAAAACAATCATTAAAGCCAACCTTGACGATGAGAATAGACGTGATTACAATAGATGGTGCTGCCTTAAGAGAAGCATTAATCAATTTTGAAAAAGTGAAATTGGTTATTGACTTCTGATGGCGGAATTGATATTATGAATAAGCTGACTTCTTCGGCAAGACCAATTACTTGCTTGATGATTAATCAAAAAAGTTCTTGACTTACTGATAAGTTAGATGATATAATATTAACGCTGATTAGCTACTTGCCAATCAGCGCGGTAGACCTTTGAAAACTGAACAAAGTTTCGACAAATCAAATGTGTAGGGTCTTCAATTACTTCGGTGATTTGAAGCAAAACATTTGCGAAGTCAATTCGCTTAATAACTTTTAATTTGAGAGCTATCTCAAATTCTTATATTTTATATGAGAGTTTGATCCTGGCTCAGGATGAACGCCGGCGGTGTGCCTAATACATGCAAGTCGAGCGCACTGGCCCAACTGATCTGACGTGCTTGCACAGAAGTGACGATGGATTACCAGTGAGCGGCGGACGGGTGAGTAACACGTGGGCAACCTGCCCTGAAGCGGGGGATAACATTTGGAAACAGGTGCTAATACCGCATAACAACGAAAACCACATGGTTTTCGTTTCAAAGATGGTTTCGGCTATCACTTCAGGATGGGCCCGCGGTGCATTAGCTTGTTGGTAGGGTAACGGCCTACCAAGGCAATGATGCATAGCCGAGTTGAGAGACTGATCGGCCACAATGGAACTGAGACACGGTCCATACTCCTACGGGAGGCAGCAGTAGGGAATCTTCCACAATGGGCGCAAGCCTGATGGAGCGACACCGCGTGAGTGAAGAAGGGTTTCGGCTCGTAAAGCTCTGTTGTTGAAGAAGAACGTGCGTGAGAGTAACTGTTCACGCAGTGACGGTATTCAACCAGAAAGTCACGGCTAACTACGTGCCAGCAGCCGCGGTAATACGTAGGTGGCAAGCGTTATCCGGATTTATTGGGCGTAAAGCGAGCGCAGGCGGTTGCTTAAGTCTGATGTGAAAGCCTTCGGCTTAACCGAAGAAGTGCATCGGAAACTGAGCGACTTGAGTGCAGAAGAGGACAGTGGAACTCCATGTGTAGCGGTGGAATGCGTAGATATATGGAAGAACACCAGTGGCGAAGGCGGCTGTCTGGTCTGCAACTGACGCTGAGGCTCGAAAGCATGGGTAGCGAACAGGATTAGATACCCTGGTAGTCCATGCCGTAAACGATGAGTGCTAGGTGTTGGAGGGTTTCCGCCCTTCAGTGCCGCAGCTAACGCATTAAGCACTCCGCCTGGGGAGTACGACCGCAAGGTTGAAACTCAAAGGAATTGACGGGGGCCCGCACAAGCGGTGGAGCATGTGGTTTAATTCGAAGCTACGCGAAGAACCTTACCAGGTCTTGACATCTTGCGCTAACCTAAGAGATTAGGCGTTCCCTTCGGGGACGCAATGACAGGTGGTGCATGGTCGTCGTCAGCTCGTGTCGTGAGATGTTGGGTTAAGTCCCGCAACGAGCGCAACCCTTGTTACTAGTTGCCAGCATTCAGTTGGGCACTCTAGTGAGACTGCCGGTGACAAACCGGAGGAAGGTGGGGACGACGTCAGATCATCATGCCCCTTATGACCTGGGCTACACACGTGCTACAATGGTCGGTACAACGAGTCGCTAACCCGCGAGGACAAGCTAATCTCTTAAAGCCGATCTCAGTTCGGACTGTAGGCTGCAACTCGCCTACACGAAGTCGGAATCGCTAGTAATCGCGGATCAGCATGCCGCGGTGAATACGTTCCCGGGCCTTGTACACACCGCCCGTCACACCATGGAAGTTTGTAACGCCCAAAGTCGGTGGCCTAACCATTTTGGAGGGAGCCGCCTAAGGCGGGATAGATGACTGGGGTGAAGTCGTAACAAGGTAGCCGTAGGAGAACCTGCGGCTGGATCACCTCCTTTCTAAGGAATAAAACGGAACCTGCACATTAGTTGAAACTTTGTTTAGTTTTGAGGGGTTTACCCTCAGAGTTTGTACTTTGAAAACTAAATAATATCTATTTTCTTATTTATTAACTTAAAACAATAAACCGAGAACACCGCGTTATTTGAGTTTTATTAACGAAATAATCGCTAACTCAATTAATCAAGGTGATCACTTCGTGATCATCAAGGTTAAGTTATGAAGGGCGCATGGTGAATGCCTTGGTACTAGGAGCCGATGAAGGACGGGACAAACACCGATATGCTTCGGGGAGTGGTAAGTACACTTTGATCCGGAGATTTCCGAATGGGGAAACCCAAGCACCTTAGTCGGTGCTTGCTTGACCAGTGAATCTATAGCTGGCAAGCGGTAAACGCAGTGAACTGAAACATCTCAGTAGCTGCAGGAAGAGAAAGAAAATTCGATTCCCTGAGTAGCGGCGAGCGAAAGGGGAAGAGCCCAAACCAGTGAGCTTGCTCACTGGGGTTGTAGGACTGAACATTTGAGTTACCAAAGTGCGACGTAGTCGAAACAGTTGGGAAGCTGTGCCAGAGATGGTGAGAGCCCAGTAGACGAAACGTCACACCCTCAGTTCAGGATCCTGAGTACGGCGGGACACGTGAAACCCCGTCGGAAGCTGCGAGGACCATCTCGCAAGGCTAAATACTACCTAGTGA comes from Limosilactobacillus sp. and encodes:
- the asd gene encoding aspartate-semialdehyde dehydrogenase, whose protein sequence is MSEKLKVGVIGATGMVGQRFVTLLANHPWFEVTVVAASKHSAGKTYEEAVKDRWKMGATPIPEAVKNLTILDAEDVDQVASQVDFVFSAVHMDKDAIRKLEDEYAKHETPVVSNNSAHRWTPDVPMVVPEINPDHTDVIKYQRARLGTQRGFVAVKPNCSIQSYTPAIAAWQQFEPTQVLACTYQAISGAGKTLEGAPEIQGNVIPYIPGEEKKSEDEPLKIFGHVDPEQKAIVTAESPVITSQCLRVPVLYGHTVAAFINFKQKPTKEDLIKALEDYSGEPQKLDLPSAPKQFIQYLDDDFRPQVRYDVNFEHGMGISIGRLRPDKLFDWKFVGLSHNTARGAAGGAIEFAELLKAQGYIQAK